One window from the genome of Indicator indicator isolate 239-I01 chromosome 6, UM_Iind_1.1, whole genome shotgun sequence encodes:
- the RIOK1 gene encoding serine/threonine-protein kinase RIO1, producing MDYRARGMSQIVPGQFDDADCSDGELNDDTETAKDEVTENCQSCLCKEFNTEEGGGDDENDEDEEEEDEDWDWDDDMGRLMKRPNAAGGCNPQVNRQAPNCCSAKMSTPTDKALRKFEHKINLDKLNFDDSVINRVTEKSRQKEADMYRVKDKSDRATVEQVLDPRTRMILFKMLTRGIIVEINGCISTGKEANVYHASTANGENRAIKIYKTSILMFKDRDKYVSGEFRFRHGYCKGNPRKMVKTWAEKEMRNLIRLNTAQIPCPEPIMLRSHVLVMGFIGKGDRPAPLLKNAQLSDSKVRELYLQVIQYMRRMYQDARLVHADLSEFNMLYHSGDVYIIDVSQAVEHDHPHALEFLRKDCANVNDFFQKRTVAVMTVRELFEFITDPSITSENIDDYLSKAMEIASKRTEEERSSQDKVDEEVFKKAYIPRTLTEVKNYERDVDIMMKLKEEDMALNVQQDNILYQTVTGLKKDLSGVQKIPALLEEKAYESETDSDDNGGTSEDDDSCCKEFVHPKDKPAEVGMDKKERKKMVKEAQREKRKTKIPKHVKKRKEKTAKMKKGK from the exons TGAACTTAATGATGACACAGAAACAGCTAAAGATGAAGTCACTGAGAACTGCCAGTCATGCCTGTGCAAAGAATTTAACACTGAGGAAGGAGGTGGTGATGATGAGAATGATGAGGAcgaggaagaggaagatgaagactGGGACTGGGATGATGACATGGGAAGACTGATGAAGCGCCCCAATGCTGCTGGCGGATGCAATCCACAG GTGAATAGACAGGCCCCTAACTGTTGTTCAGCAAAAATGTCTACCCCTACAGACAAGGCTTTAAGGAAATTTGAACATAAAATCAATCTAG ATAAGCTAAATTTTGATGACTCCGTTAtaaacagagtcacagaaaagtCTAGACAGAAGGAAGCAGACAT GTACCGAGTCAAAGACAAGTCAGACAGAGCAACAGTGGAACAG GTGTTGGATCCAAGGACCCGAATGATTCTGTTCAAGATGCTCACTAGAGGCATCATAGTAGAAATCAATGGCTGCATCAGCACAGGGAAAGAA GCGAATGTCTATCATGCCAGTACTGCAAATGGAGAGAACAGAGCCATAAAAATTTACAAAACCTCCATCCTGATGTTTAAAGATCGGGATAAGTACGTGAGTGGTGAATTCAG ATTCCGGCATGGATATTGCAAAGGCAACCCAAGAAAGATGGTGAAAACGTGGGCTGAGAAAGAAATGAGGAATTTAATAAG GTTGAATACAGCCCAGATACCTTGCCCAGAGCCAATTATGCTGAGAAGTCACGTGCTAGTCATGGGCTTTATTGGTAAAGGTGATAG gcctgctcctctgctgaagAATGCTCAGTTATCTGACTCCAAAGTTCGGGAGCTGTACCTGCAAGTTATCCAGTACATGAGGAGAATGTACCAAGATGCCAGACTTGTTCATGCAGATCTCAGTGAATTCAATATGCT GTACCACAGTGGGGATGTGTACATCATCGATGTGTCTCAGGCTGTGGAGCATGACCACCCCCATGCGCTGGAGTTCCTGCGGAAGGATTGTGCCAACGTTAATG ACTTCTTCCAGAAGCGCACTGTGGCGGTGATGACTGTACGGGAGCTCTTTGAGTTTATTACTGATCCTTCCATCACCAGCGAGAACATTGATGACTATCTCTCAAAG gCAATGGAAATAGCATCAAAAagaacagaagaggaaagatCCAGTCAAGATAAAGTGGATGAGGAA GTGTTTAAGAAGGCTTACATACCTCGAACTCTGACTGAGGTTAAAAACTATGAGAGAGATGTGGATATAATGATGAAATTGAAAGAGGAGGATATGGCATTGAATGTTCAGCAAGATAAT ATTCTCTACCAGACTGTTACAGGACTGAAGAAGGATTTGTCTGGTGTTCAGAAG ATTCCTGCGCTTCTTGAGGAGAAGGCTTATGAATCAGAAACAGATTCTGATGACAACGGTGGCACCTCAGAGGATGATGATTCATGCTGCAAAGAATTTGTACATCCCAAAGATAAGCCTGCTGAAGTCGGCATGGACAAAAAG gaaaggaaaaagatggTTAAAGAAGcccaaagagagaagagaaaaaccaAAATCCCAAAGCACGTGAAGAAGCGGAAAGAAAAGACTGCAAAAATGaagaaaggcaaataa